The genomic region AAAATCCCTTGTTTTGTAAGCTTTATGATTGAGATGGACAACTAACATAGTAACAATTAATGCTAGTGGTTAGTCTGATGGTTACCAATATTTTAATAAAAAGTTATTAGAGTGCTAGTGGCTAGCATACAATGTTGGCAAAAAATGTTAACTACTAAGCTTATTAAATGTTACCTAACTAACAATATAAGCTAGTTGATAGCTGTGCCAAAAAAAAGTTTACCACTACAAATAAGATGGAAGGAATGGCCAAACTGTGGCTGGGAGGAAGAATTGCATGTAATCTCTGATTCATGAAGATAATACAAGCATTGGCCTCTCTTCTTGTTGGAGTTTTCTCCCAAAGGGTTTCTCCATATAAATCATGTATTGTGAAATGTTTTTGCTAATTTATTCTTTCTTATTGTTGTTATCTTATGATGAAGTAATATTTATTCCCTTGATGTTTTATGTTCATttaagataaatttattaaacatgttaaattttaatgttgaagacaagataatgacaatgacaattgAGCAATTTTAATGTTGAAGACAAGATAATGACAATGGCAATTGAGCATGTGCAAGATAAACACCAAAATTTATCTTGCCTCCTACATTTTTGTTTTTACGGAATGAATTCTATCGTTGCTTGCGACAAAACTATTGGCCATGTCAGTACTAACATAACCACAGGATACACGACGTCAGCAGGTCTCAAGAAAAAGCAAGATCCCACTTTTGACGAATTTGTAGAGATCCAGACGCAATTTCATGGAATTTAATCCACTAACAGCCACCATTACCTGACAAGGTACAAGCGGAATATATATGCAGAAGCTATCAAAGCAAATAAAATATTCACATTCGTAAAGAAAATGGTTCTATTCAATATGAGCTTAAAGAAGGTAAAATAATTTTGTATACAACCACAAAAGATAAGGCGTACAATATCAAACTAGTAGATCCCTTGTTAGTAGTTTCGACACTTGTAAATGGATTAGTCGTGGTCCTATTTAGGAATCGCAAACAACTGTAGGGTATGTATCCAGATAATCATATCAAGATTTCGGATTTTCAAACTTTAGAAGAAATGAAATTAGAATATAATGTTTAATGGATGAATGGGCTACTGGCACTTATTGAGCTGGGGAACACGAAGTACAGGAGGCAAATTACTATATTACCTCACTTAAAGTCCGTTAATGTATGTATAGGTCCATACCATCCCTTAAAGTAAAATCAACACTGAACTAATGGGGCTTTTCTGATCCCACCTCCTTAACTATTACGAGTACTTGTATTCAATATAGATAAAGCCCTAGGtcactaaaccctaaacctataaaagAGCTCTCTAGTGAAGCTGACAGAAACCTCTAAAACCATTCATAGTATGTGGGCACATCATAAGTAAGTATCCTGTTTGAGTCCAGACTCTTACGAAAATCAAGATCAAAATGAAGCCTCACAAGAAATTCAATTAAGGAAGCCTCACAAGAAATTCAATTAAGGGTTAATGCCAAACAATTtgtgaaaatttcaaaagaaattgAGATCATCTCAAAATTCTTGATATACCATTCATAGGATGTGGGCACATGATAACTGGGCGTCCTGTTTGAGTCCAGGCTCTTACGAAAATCAAGATCAAAATGAAACGTTACAAGAAATTCAATTGAGGGTTAGTGGTAAACAATTggtgaaaatttttaaaaaaattgaacctcacaaacttgaaagttcctttgGCAATTTCTAAATATCATCTCAAAATTCTTAAGAGTTGTGATCTGTTCTTGAATTTCAGCTCTTCATATTATATGGTCATCCCAAATATGCATATTCACAAGGACTTGAAGCATATCACATTGACTGAAGGAGAATCAGAATGTGCAAGGACAAGTGAAATAGTGTAAGATAATCGACTTCACATGATGTAATTGCTGCTGAAAGTTGATACTTGTGGGCAGGAAATCATGAGAAGGATCCAAACATATACAACCTCAGGGTCAATGAATGTAATCTAATGataaagatgacttcaaagaaGGACCTAGAAGATGATAAATAGATAAGCATGGAGGCAATCTCAACCATATcattattacttcaaaatattaTCCTTCACTGAATGTTAAATGTATGTTGCATATGCATTGTACATAGAGAGTGCAATGAGATCTGCCAGCAAAAGTGAAGTTCTTGAAGCATACAATATTCTTTTGATTGCATTCATTATCTACCTGTTCAAAAAGTCCAACTTTGAAACCTGAACAATATCATCAACCTCAAATTCAAACCTTGCTCTTTCACAAAAGAATTCAAGTAATTTGTTTTCCAGAATGAAGTTGCCTGCCTTTCTCATTCATCTAAGAAGGCAGCCTACCTGGAATGCTTACTTGAAGACAAAAAGTGGCCATGTGGAATACGCACGTGTAAGACAAATTATAGAACCATAAAAGATATCAGACGTGGTGCCTTCTCTAGCAAATAAGAACTACTCTGTTGATAAAGAAAGAACTGTCTTTAATTTATAAGGCCAACGAATACCccaatgcaaaataaaaaatgtatattttttttctgTTGGAAGCCAAGGGATGGAAATTGGAACCAAGGCAAAGGTGAGCAGTTATCCGGTTCATAATTGGATTTTAATGAATGCAGCAACTAAACATATCCAAGTAAATTCAAGTCACAGAAGCAATTGAGACAAGCATATATAATTTTCTTCAGTGTCAACCTTCCAAGTATGTGACTTCCTCCAGTTTATGCTAATAACCAGAAACTAGCATTTACTATGTTAAAAATAGAGACTCAAGTCTCAAAAGAAACGTGAATTATTATGGTGTGCCATAACGCACACCACCATTAATTTTTTTGCCACATGTTtcacaaatgaaaataaaaaagaacattGAATTCTATGATTTCATTCATACGCACATGCACAAGTAATGAGTGTGATAGTAACAAACTCCGGGAGTCCTCTGAAAAAACTTAATAGATAGTACTAACCTTTCTACTAGTATTGTTGGAAAAGAAACGAGATCTGAAAGACCAAACAACACAATGTTTTGTACATACTAAAAGCCACAAAATATAGCAGATAAAAACAGTGATGATCGGTTATGGGATTAGCATCCAGTCAATAAAATAACTTTAATCAAAGCTATTTCTCAATAGCTATGTTGAGTATTACTATAATTCCTATTATATCTTCTGTAATCTGCTCCCAAAAATTACAACTTGGCAAATTTCTATTGAGTTTAGCTGTTCAAAGGATTCAGTATGTGTCCGACAAACAGGACAACTCCGGTTAGCTCTTCTTTGATCACAAACATGAAAGGATGGTCTGCAACAAAGTCCTCAATAGGGTCCATTGGTATGCTCCTCAGGAGAATAGTGGCTGCAGTAGCAGCTGCTGCTTCAGTGCCCTCTTCATTAACCTCCACAAAAGACTGGTGAAAAACATTTGAAATGCTAAGAGACTTAGCTGCAGTTGATTCCACCATTTCTGCAAAATCTGCCACATTAGAAAATGGCAAATCCAACCCCATCTTTTTCAAGATTTCAGTTGCCTCAACACTGAAAGATATCTTGAAGCGAGGCAGCTTGAAAGCGCCTACCTTCACTTCAGATCCTTTGGATAGATGATTCTCAAGAAAATTGAGATCAACTTTTTTCTCCAGTTCAGGCAGGCCTTTGATGTCATCAGGCAAGATGAAGTACATAGAAAAGGACCGGGTGTCCTGTCCCTGAACATAGGGAAGGCGTAGAATTTTGCAGTTACCAAACGTCTTAATATATTGTTTCTTTGTAGAAGTCATCATTGGTACTTGCACGCTGTCCCCACTAAGCAAGTTAAAAGTGCCTTCCTTTGTAGCCGAGGAATCAAATTGCTTCTGCCATGCACCCTTGAAATACAAGGCATTTGCCAAAATCAGCCTGGTAGATTTATCTATAGAATCAGCTGGAAGCAACTCGTTTATCTTGCCCTTGGTCTCGTCTGACGCCCATTTattcaccaccactctaacttcatTTGCCTGATAAGAGTCAACACAATGGAAAATGCAAATCAGGCACTTGTCTGTTGCTATCAATATAACCAAGCATATTTCATAATTTGGAAGATAGATGGAATGACACATTGTGTCAACCCTTCTGTTCCAAGGATGAAATGCTAAAACTAGAAGCTTTCAAAAATAGTAAACAACATTCTCTGACTGCCCTATGGATGGTGAATGTTCTGTTTATGTCTACAAGGTAATCACGTGGAAAACCTTGAATTAAAAATTACATGATATATCTAATCCAGGCTAAGCAAGCCATTAAAGTTTCATTCTGTATTCTCACATGAACAGAGATGGTTAAGGATTAATAAATTATGTGCTTTACATAACCCCCATCACGGTTATGAATAATCTAAAACCTAGCTTCAAAAACTAACACAAGCTTATTAGGCTTGCAAATGTCAAATATTTCGCTGCCGATAAATTCCTTATTAGATATTACACACCATGTATTGAATGCCAGGTGATCCTGATCACTTATGGATTGCACCTACTCAAAAGAAGAACAACCCTAATGCTGCAAAAATAAAGTTCGGCAATCTTAAATCTTACTAGCGTGTTTTAAACAACAGG from Cryptomeria japonica chromosome 3, Sugi_1.0, whole genome shotgun sequence harbors:
- the LOC131061843 gene encoding serpin-ZX; its protein translation is MDIHASIHSQTDFSVGFSKEALEFSADKNAVFSPLSVSVALSLVAGGAKGTTLDQFCTCLKFKDPHQLHELSSQIINVVLPDGSANGGPFLSFVNGVWVDQSMTLKPSYRDLVKKQYNTEASSVDFINKANEVRVVVNKWASDETKGKINELLPADSIDKSTRLILANALYFKGAWQKQFDSSATKEGTFNLLSGDSVQVPMMTSTKKQYIKTFGNCKILRLPYVQGQDTRSFSMYFILPDDIKGLPELEKKVDLNFLENHLSKGSEVKVGAFKLPRFKISFSVEATEILKKMGLDLPFSNVADFAEMVESTAAKSLSISNVFHQSFVEVNEEGTEAAAATAATILLRSIPMDPIEDFVADHPFMFVIKEELTGVVLFVGHILNPLNS